Proteins encoded within one genomic window of Microbacterium sp. LKL04:
- the holA gene encoding DNA polymerase III subunit delta: protein MPSPRRPAAKATKSAIPQVSWRAPQPAPVVLVSGPEEICAERATAGIREYLRAEDPSLEVTDIRADDYAPGTLFAVSSPSLFGEPRLVRVSGVEKCSDAFLTEAIRYLEAPQDGATIVLRHTGASVRGKKLLDTIRSGTGGGIEIACPAVKRDSDRFDFAAGEFQAAKRRIAPPALRALVSAFADDLTELAAACQQLISDVEGDITEQVVTRYYGGRVETTAFAVADTAIAGRYGDALVTLRHALASGADPVPMVAAIASKLRTMARVAGTREPSGALAARIGMKDWQVDRARRDLAGWTESSLGIAIQAAARADAEVKGASRDAVFAVERLVTVVATRAPYGA from the coding sequence ATGCCGAGCCCCCGTCGTCCCGCCGCGAAAGCGACCAAGTCGGCGATACCTCAGGTCTCCTGGCGCGCGCCGCAGCCCGCGCCCGTCGTCCTCGTCTCAGGGCCCGAAGAGATCTGCGCCGAGCGGGCGACCGCCGGCATCCGCGAGTACCTGCGCGCCGAGGATCCGAGCCTCGAAGTCACCGATATCCGTGCCGACGACTACGCGCCGGGCACGCTCTTCGCGGTCTCCTCACCGTCCCTCTTCGGCGAGCCGCGCCTGGTGCGCGTATCGGGCGTCGAGAAGTGCTCCGACGCGTTCCTCACCGAGGCCATCCGCTATCTCGAAGCCCCGCAGGACGGTGCGACCATCGTGCTGCGCCACACCGGTGCCAGCGTCCGCGGCAAGAAGCTGCTCGACACGATCCGCTCGGGTACCGGCGGTGGCATCGAGATCGCGTGCCCTGCGGTCAAGCGCGACTCCGACCGGTTCGACTTCGCGGCGGGGGAGTTCCAAGCCGCCAAACGCCGTATCGCCCCTCCCGCGCTCCGCGCCCTCGTCTCGGCCTTCGCCGACGACCTCACCGAGCTCGCGGCAGCCTGCCAGCAGCTCATCTCGGACGTCGAGGGCGACATCACCGAGCAGGTCGTCACCCGCTACTACGGCGGCCGCGTCGAGACGACCGCGTTCGCCGTCGCCGACACCGCGATCGCCGGCCGCTACGGCGACGCGCTCGTGACACTTCGCCACGCCCTCGCCTCGGGCGCGGACCCCGTGCCGATGGTCGCCGCGATCGCCTCGAAGCTCCGCACCATGGCCCGCGTCGCCGGCACACGCGAACCCTCCGGTGCCCTCGCCGCCCGCATCGGCATGAAGGACTGGCAGGTCGACCGTGCCCGTCGCGATCTCGCCGGCTGGACGGAGTCCTCGCTCGGCATCGCGATCCAGGCTGCCGCGCGAGCGGATGCCGAGGTCAAAGGCGCATCCCGCGACGCCGTCTTCGCGGTCGAGCGTCTCGTCACGGTCGTCGCCACGCGCGCGCCGTACGGCGCCTGA
- a CDS encoding alpha/beta fold hydrolase, with translation MTPQVVFVHGIRTSATMWRAQVEHLKTAGIGANAVDLPGHGTRMSETFTLDGAFETIDAAVTDAAAHGPVLLVAHSMGGLVSIEYMGREDRPPVEAFIAAGCTSIPRGAGLRIYRTLARGFDRLPGRGQRLTDMVLDRTLPPETRADFGAGGYAYDTQDIALRSLSVLDLVAALKRISVPMWFVNGRWDQLRLNERLFTALKPEAELIVVPRTSHLVTAMRPRVFNAVIDLALATMAQERSTSG, from the coding sequence ATGACGCCTCAGGTCGTGTTCGTCCACGGCATCCGGACCTCCGCGACGATGTGGCGCGCGCAGGTCGAGCATCTGAAGACAGCCGGCATCGGCGCGAACGCCGTCGATCTGCCCGGACACGGTACCCGCATGAGCGAGACGTTCACGTTGGACGGCGCGTTCGAGACGATCGACGCCGCGGTGACGGATGCCGCGGCCCACGGCCCCGTGCTCCTGGTCGCCCACTCGATGGGCGGGCTCGTGTCCATCGAGTACATGGGCCGCGAGGACCGGCCGCCCGTCGAGGCGTTCATCGCGGCCGGGTGCACGTCGATTCCGCGCGGTGCGGGGTTGAGGATCTACCGGACGCTCGCGCGCGGCTTCGACCGCCTTCCCGGGCGCGGCCAGCGGCTGACCGATATGGTCCTGGATCGCACGCTGCCACCCGAGACCCGCGCCGACTTCGGCGCGGGCGGGTACGCGTACGACACCCAGGACATCGCCCTGCGCAGCCTGTCCGTGCTCGACCTCGTGGCGGCTCTGAAACGGATCTCGGTGCCGATGTGGTTCGTCAACGGGCGGTGGGACCAGCTGCGCCTGAACGAACGGCTCTTCACCGCGCTGAAGCCCGAAGCCGAGCTCATCGTGGTGCCCCGGACATCCCATCTGGTCACCGCCATGCGCCCCCGGGTGTTCAACGCCGTGATCGACCTCGCCCTCGCGACGATGGCGCAGGAGCGTTCGACTTCGGGATGA
- the rpsT gene encoding 30S ribosomal protein S20 yields the protein MANIKSQIKRNKTNEKARERNKAVKSELRTVVRQTRAAITAGDKAAAEKALVKATKKLDKAVSKGVIHENQAANRKSSIAKQVAAL from the coding sequence GTGGCGAACATCAAGTCGCAGATCAAGCGCAACAAGACCAACGAGAAGGCCCGCGAGCGGAACAAGGCCGTCAAGAGCGAGCTGCGGACCGTCGTCCGTCAGACCCGCGCGGCCATCACCGCCGGCGACAAGGCCGCTGCCGAGAAGGCTCTGGTGAAGGCGACCAAGAAGCTCGACAAGGCCGTCAGCAAGGGCGTCATCCACGAGAACCAGGCGGCCAACCGCAAGTCCTCGATCGCGAAGCAGGTCGCTGCTCTCTGA
- a CDS encoding DUF1990 family protein has protein sequence MRRGSFQAGTVDYAAVGATQAPDLMGYPPQGTTPAEASWRLGSGEDRFVTSTEQLLGWGAQRGAGLQVVDVRPASGPMYSGVGFDAEGNAVQPSRLDDEQRFDADGTPFVGAGTTAHLHGRVAGMRADAELRVISVIDEPRRVGFSLGTVGGSVVSGEESFLLEWRDDDEVWFTVRAFDKPTGVLYRLWRPLVKRRRRALFQGYLQAMSPMYATGS, from the coding sequence ATGCGCCGCGGGAGTTTCCAGGCAGGGACCGTCGACTACGCCGCCGTCGGGGCCACGCAAGCCCCCGACCTCATGGGCTATCCGCCGCAGGGTACGACCCCGGCGGAGGCGTCATGGCGCCTCGGCAGCGGTGAGGACCGGTTCGTCACCTCGACCGAGCAACTCCTCGGGTGGGGTGCCCAGCGCGGGGCGGGTCTGCAGGTCGTCGACGTGCGCCCGGCATCCGGCCCCATGTACTCGGGCGTCGGCTTCGACGCCGAGGGCAACGCGGTGCAGCCGAGCCGATTGGACGATGAACAGCGCTTCGACGCCGACGGCACCCCGTTCGTGGGCGCCGGCACGACGGCGCACCTCCACGGCCGGGTCGCGGGGATGAGGGCGGATGCCGAACTCCGCGTCATCTCGGTCATCGACGAGCCGCGTCGGGTCGGGTTCTCGCTCGGCACCGTCGGCGGATCGGTCGTCAGCGGCGAGGAGTCGTTCCTGCTCGAGTGGCGGGACGACGACGAGGTCTGGTTCACGGTCCGCGCGTTCGACAAGCCGACGGGCGTCCTCTACCGCCTGTGGCGTCCGCTCGTGAAGCGGCGTCGCCGTGCGCTGTTCCAGGGGTACCTGCAGGCGATGTCGCCCATGTACGCCACCGGTTCCTGA
- the lepA gene encoding translation elongation factor 4, giving the protein MSPRALTPLQPAATPPAQLRNFCIIAHIDHGKSTLADRMLQITGVVADRDMRAQYLDRMDIERERGITIKSQAVRMPWATDDGTFALNMIDTPGHVDFTYEVSRSLAACEGAILLVDAAQGIEAQTLANLYLALENDLEIIPVLNKIDLPAADPEKYAAELANLIGGDPADVLKVSGKTGMGVEALLDRIVERIPAPVGDPDAPARAMIFDSVYDAYRGVVTYVRMVDGKLEPRERIQMMSTRAAHDLLEIGVSSPEPVPTKGLGVGEVGYLITGVKDVRQSKVGDTITNHRKPATDALAGYTDPKPMVFSGIYPIDGSDYAVLREALDKLKLSDASLQYEPETSVALGFGFRCGFLGLLHLEIITERLSREFDLDLITTAPSVTYTVTTDTNETVTVTNPSEYPDGRVAEVSEPVVKVGILLPKDYVGTVMELCQSRRGTLLGMDYLSEDRVELRYNMPLGEIVFDFFDHLKSKTQGYASLDYEPAGSQTADLVKVDILLQGEKVDAFSSIVHREKAYAYGTLMTERLRKLIPRQQFEVPIQAAIGARIIARENISAIRKDVLAKCYGGDISRKRKLLEKQKEGKKRMKMVGRVEVPQEAFIAALSGDVEGKDKK; this is encoded by the coding sequence ATGTCACCCCGCGCACTCACGCCCCTGCAGCCTGCGGCCACGCCGCCCGCGCAGCTTCGCAACTTCTGCATCATCGCCCACATCGACCACGGCAAGTCCACGCTGGCCGATCGCATGCTGCAGATCACCGGCGTGGTCGCCGACCGCGACATGCGCGCCCAGTACCTCGACCGCATGGACATCGAGCGTGAGCGCGGCATCACGATCAAGAGCCAGGCTGTCCGGATGCCGTGGGCCACCGACGACGGCACGTTCGCCCTCAACATGATCGACACCCCCGGTCACGTCGACTTCACGTACGAGGTCAGCCGGTCGCTCGCCGCGTGCGAGGGCGCGATCCTCCTGGTTGATGCCGCACAGGGCATCGAGGCCCAGACGCTCGCGAACCTCTACCTCGCCCTCGAGAACGATCTCGAGATCATTCCGGTCCTCAACAAGATCGACCTGCCGGCGGCCGACCCCGAGAAGTACGCGGCGGAGCTCGCGAACCTGATCGGCGGCGACCCGGCCGACGTCCTCAAGGTGAGCGGCAAGACCGGCATGGGCGTCGAAGCCCTCCTCGACCGGATCGTCGAGCGCATCCCGGCTCCCGTGGGCGATCCCGACGCCCCCGCGCGCGCCATGATCTTCGATTCGGTCTACGACGCCTACCGCGGCGTCGTCACCTACGTCCGCATGGTCGACGGCAAGCTCGAGCCGCGCGAGCGGATCCAGATGATGTCGACGCGCGCCGCCCACGACCTGCTCGAGATCGGCGTGTCGAGCCCCGAGCCGGTGCCCACCAAGGGCCTCGGCGTCGGCGAGGTCGGCTACCTCATCACGGGTGTGAAGGACGTCCGCCAATCCAAGGTCGGCGACACGATCACGAACCACCGCAAGCCCGCGACCGATGCGCTGGCCGGCTACACCGACCCGAAGCCGATGGTGTTCTCGGGGATCTACCCGATCGACGGCAGCGACTACGCCGTGCTCCGCGAGGCGCTCGACAAGCTGAAGCTCTCGGACGCCTCCCTGCAGTACGAGCCCGAGACGTCCGTCGCCCTCGGCTTCGGCTTCCGCTGCGGGTTCCTCGGTCTCCTGCACCTCGAGATCATCACCGAGCGCCTCTCGCGCGAGTTCGACCTCGACCTCATCACGACGGCGCCGTCGGTGACCTACACGGTCACGACCGACACCAACGAGACGGTCACTGTGACGAACCCGTCCGAGTACCCGGACGGTCGAGTCGCGGAGGTGTCCGAGCCGGTGGTCAAGGTCGGCATCCTCCTGCCGAAGGACTACGTCGGCACGGTCATGGAACTCTGCCAGTCGCGTCGCGGAACGCTCCTCGGCATGGACTACCTCAGCGAGGACCGCGTCGAGCTCCGCTACAACATGCCGCTCGGTGAGATCGTGTTCGACTTCTTCGATCACCTGAAGTCGAAGACGCAGGGCTACGCGAGCCTCGACTACGAACCGGCGGGCTCCCAGACCGCGGACCTCGTGAAGGTCGACATCCTGCTGCAGGGCGAGAAGGTCGACGCGTTCAGCTCGATCGTCCACCGCGAGAAGGCCTACGCCTACGGCACGCTGATGACCGAGCGCCTGCGCAAGCTCATTCCACGCCAGCAGTTCGAGGTGCCGATCCAGGCCGCCATCGGCGCCCGCATCATCGCCCGCGAGAACATCAGTGCCATCCGCAAGGACGTCCTCGCCAAGTGCTACGGCGGTGACATCAGTCGCAAGCGCAAGCTGCTCGAGAAGCAGAAAGAGGGCAAGAAGCGCATGAAGATGGTCGGCCGCGTCGAGGTCCCCCAGGAGGCGTTCATCGCCGCCCTCTCGGGCGATGTCGAGGGCAAGGACAAGAAGTAG
- a CDS encoding ExeM/NucH family extracellular endonuclease: MSHPPAPAPVAPPVLRRTCAVLTVATVTAAGLALVPSAASAAVSPDSPVVISEVYGGGGNSGAAFNRDFVELANTGDETVDLSGYSVQYASATGASWQVTKIGDVDLPAGANLLIGQAPGSNTSLPGFDADIEGSIAMSGSGAKVALVSSETALTGSTGIATLDQVVDLVGWGSTATAFAGSAPAPGTSNATSVSRDDDATNTADNAADFAAVAPTPTGLGAGTDPEPEPEPEPQSATIAEIQGTTDASPLVGRTVTTTGVVTAHYPSGGYNGYVIQTAGTGGELDLATHTASDAVFVYAPGATGEVALGDTVTVTGAVSEFNGLTEITVKAGGAKVIADAEAPTPATIAWPTTAAQRESLESMLIAPQGEFTVSDTYSTNRFGEVGLAAGSEPLRQPTDAARPGSDAAAAVAADNAARGVRLDDGAGLDYTSAANQALTPAYVSLTEPITVGAGVTFTAPLIVDYRNDSWKLNPTQPLVGDGTGTDEVVFENVRTDAPAEVGGDLSIASFNVLNYFTTLGTDTASCEAYTDRFGDGVTVRDGCAQRGAWDADDLARQQAKLVEAITSVDAGVVGLMEIENSAALGEEADEATSTLVAALNAKAGAGTWAFVPSSTDLPPASEQDVITNAIIYQPALVSPVGASRALGDQSADGEAFGNAREPIAQVFEPAAGGDPFLFVVNHFKSKGSAGPWPGDADTGDGQGSSNESRVRQATALRDWVATIQGDVDAVALAGDFNSYSQEDPLKVLYDAGYADAEQAFDVDSSSYSFSGLTGSLDHILLNEAALARSTDADIWNINSGESIALEYSRFRTHGTEFYSADPFRSSDHDPVIVGMNAKAAPVQLTLLGINDFHGRIDGNTVAFAGTVEELRKAASGPTLFLSAGDNIGASLFASSVAKDQPTIDVLNAMGLQASAVGNHEFDRGFDDLAGRVSDAFDAPQLGANVYKKGTTTPALDEYTLIEAGGLTVGVVGAVTEETPTLVTPTGIESVDFGDPVEAVNRVAAQLSDGDESNGEADVIVAMYHEGAGAGTPDGATLDEEVAAGGAFGAIITETSAEVDAIFTGHTHKEYAWSAPIPGTDRTRPVVQTGSYGAKIGEITLTVDAATGDVSAHTERNVARTATPAADLVAAYPRVAEVDRITKAALANAAAVGNTEVGQVAGDITTAYSGGSYVDGVYTGGSRDNRAAESTLGNTVANMLRDSLADLPNGAVIGVTNPGGLRADLFDTQAEFGAGAVPGLADGSISFSQANAVLPFNNTLALVTLTGEEFTQMLEQQWQRDAAGNVPQRPYLQLGLSDNVSYTYDPALPEGERITSVTVDGKAIDPAGTYRIGTFSFLAAGGDNFRAFTEGDDYVDTGLLDYEAWVDYLAEGSPVAPSFAKHGVQVSGVPETVAAGDTVTFEVAGMDLTSKGAPANTGVTVSLGDQVLGTAPVTGGAASVSVTLPAGTPAGAAQLTVTAAPSGTVVRVPLTVEQAAEPAATTRTSLIALPPVHINRLLPATLLAIVTQDEGRAEGVVEFREGDKLIATAEVRGGFASTTLGRLSRGVHSYTATFVPKDPAVSEGSVSNRSSVLVLF, from the coding sequence GTGTCGCACCCACCTGCCCCCGCGCCCGTCGCGCCTCCGGTTCTCCGCCGGACCTGCGCGGTGCTGACCGTCGCCACCGTGACGGCAGCCGGACTCGCCCTCGTCCCCTCCGCAGCGTCCGCTGCCGTCTCGCCGGACTCGCCCGTCGTCATCTCGGAGGTGTACGGCGGCGGCGGCAACAGCGGCGCCGCCTTCAACCGCGACTTCGTCGAACTGGCCAACACCGGCGACGAGACGGTCGACCTGAGCGGCTACAGCGTGCAGTACGCCTCCGCGACCGGCGCTTCGTGGCAGGTGACGAAGATCGGCGACGTCGATCTTCCCGCCGGCGCGAACCTCCTGATCGGTCAGGCTCCCGGCAGCAACACCTCGCTTCCCGGCTTCGACGCCGACATCGAGGGCTCGATCGCGATGAGCGGCAGCGGCGCCAAGGTCGCCCTGGTCTCGAGCGAGACGGCACTCACCGGCAGCACCGGCATCGCGACCCTCGACCAGGTCGTCGACCTCGTCGGCTGGGGGTCGACTGCCACGGCCTTCGCCGGATCCGCGCCTGCGCCCGGAACCTCGAACGCGACCAGCGTCTCGCGCGACGACGACGCCACCAACACCGCCGACAACGCGGCGGACTTCGCGGCCGTTGCCCCCACGCCTACCGGGCTCGGCGCCGGCACCGACCCGGAGCCCGAGCCCGAGCCCGAGCCGCAGAGCGCGACGATCGCCGAGATCCAGGGCACGACGGATGCCTCCCCCCTGGTCGGCCGCACCGTCACCACGACCGGTGTCGTCACCGCCCACTACCCCTCGGGCGGGTACAACGGCTACGTCATCCAGACGGCCGGGACCGGCGGCGAGCTCGACCTCGCCACGCACACGGCCTCCGACGCCGTCTTCGTCTACGCGCCCGGAGCGACCGGCGAGGTCGCCCTCGGCGACACCGTGACAGTCACCGGTGCCGTGTCGGAGTTCAACGGGCTCACCGAGATCACCGTCAAGGCCGGAGGCGCGAAGGTCATCGCCGACGCCGAGGCGCCGACGCCCGCCACGATCGCCTGGCCGACCACGGCCGCTCAGCGCGAGTCGCTCGAGTCGATGCTGATCGCCCCGCAGGGCGAATTCACGGTCAGCGACACGTACAGCACCAACCGTTTCGGCGAGGTGGGTCTCGCCGCCGGCTCCGAGCCGCTCCGTCAGCCAACGGACGCCGCCCGTCCCGGAAGCGACGCCGCAGCCGCGGTCGCCGCGGACAACGCCGCGCGCGGTGTGCGCCTCGACGACGGAGCCGGACTCGACTACACGTCGGCCGCCAACCAGGCGCTGACGCCCGCGTACGTCTCCCTCACCGAGCCCATCACGGTCGGCGCGGGGGTCACGTTCACGGCACCGCTCATCGTCGACTACCGCAACGACTCGTGGAAGCTGAACCCGACCCAGCCGCTCGTCGGCGACGGCACGGGCACCGACGAGGTCGTCTTCGAGAACGTCCGCACCGACGCTCCTGCCGAGGTCGGCGGGGACCTCTCGATCGCATCGTTCAACGTCCTCAACTACTTCACGACCCTCGGGACCGACACCGCGAGCTGCGAGGCGTACACCGACCGATTCGGCGACGGGGTGACCGTCCGAGACGGCTGCGCCCAGCGGGGTGCATGGGATGCCGACGACCTCGCGCGTCAGCAGGCCAAGCTCGTCGAGGCGATCACCTCGGTGGACGCCGGCGTCGTCGGTCTCATGGAGATCGAGAACTCGGCGGCCCTCGGCGAGGAGGCCGACGAAGCGACGTCGACCCTCGTCGCCGCGCTCAACGCGAAGGCCGGCGCCGGCACGTGGGCGTTCGTGCCCTCGTCGACGGACCTGCCCCCGGCATCCGAGCAGGACGTCATCACGAACGCGATCATCTACCAGCCCGCTCTCGTCTCCCCCGTCGGCGCGTCGCGCGCCCTCGGCGACCAGAGCGCCGACGGCGAGGCCTTCGGTAACGCGCGCGAACCCATCGCCCAGGTGTTCGAGCCCGCAGCGGGCGGCGACCCGTTCCTATTCGTCGTGAACCACTTCAAGTCGAAGGGCTCCGCCGGTCCCTGGCCGGGCGACGCCGACACCGGCGACGGCCAGGGGTCGTCGAACGAGTCGCGCGTGCGTCAGGCGACCGCCCTCCGCGACTGGGTCGCGACGATCCAGGGCGACGTGGACGCGGTCGCCCTCGCGGGAGACTTCAACTCCTACAGCCAGGAGGACCCGCTGAAGGTCCTGTACGACGCCGGTTACGCGGACGCCGAGCAGGCCTTCGACGTCGACTCGTCGTCGTACAGCTTCTCAGGGCTGACGGGATCGCTCGACCACATCCTCCTGAACGAGGCGGCTCTCGCCCGCTCGACGGATGCGGACATCTGGAACATCAACTCGGGCGAATCGATCGCGCTGGAGTACAGCCGGTTCCGCACGCACGGCACGGAGTTCTACTCCGCCGACCCCTTCCGCTCGAGCGACCACGACCCCGTGATCGTCGGGATGAACGCGAAGGCCGCTCCCGTCCAGCTGACCCTCCTCGGCATCAACGACTTCCACGGACGCATCGACGGCAACACCGTCGCGTTCGCGGGAACCGTCGAAGAGCTGCGGAAGGCGGCATCCGGCCCGACCCTGTTCCTGTCCGCGGGTGACAACATCGGGGCGTCGCTGTTCGCGTCGTCGGTCGCGAAGGACCAGCCGACCATCGACGTCCTCAACGCGATGGGTCTGCAGGCGAGCGCGGTCGGCAACCACGAGTTCGACCGCGGGTTCGACGACCTTGCGGGCCGCGTGTCCGACGCGTTCGACGCGCCGCAGCTCGGCGCCAACGTCTACAAGAAGGGCACGACGACCCCGGCGCTCGACGAGTACACGCTGATCGAAGCCGGCGGTCTCACGGTCGGTGTCGTCGGCGCTGTCACCGAGGAGACGCCGACGCTCGTCACGCCGACCGGCATCGAGTCCGTCGACTTCGGCGACCCGGTCGAGGCAGTCAACCGCGTCGCCGCTCAGCTGAGCGACGGCGACGAGTCCAACGGCGAAGCCGACGTCATCGTCGCGATGTACCACGAGGGGGCCGGCGCGGGCACGCCCGACGGTGCCACCCTCGATGAGGAGGTCGCCGCCGGCGGTGCCTTCGGTGCGATCATCACCGAGACGTCCGCAGAGGTCGACGCGATCTTCACCGGCCACACGCACAAGGAGTACGCGTGGTCGGCGCCGATCCCCGGCACGGACCGCACCCGACCGGTCGTCCAGACCGGCTCGTACGGCGCCAAGATCGGCGAGATCACGCTGACCGTGGATGCCGCCACGGGCGATGTCTCCGCACACACCGAGCGCAACGTGGCACGGACCGCGACACCCGCCGCGGACCTCGTCGCCGCCTATCCCCGCGTCGCTGAGGTCGACCGCATCACGAAGGCGGCCCTCGCCAACGCCGCGGCCGTCGGCAACACCGAGGTCGGTCAGGTCGCCGGCGACATCACGACCGCCTACAGCGGCGGATCGTACGTCGACGGCGTCTACACCGGGGGCTCGCGCGACAACCGCGCCGCCGAGTCGACGCTCGGCAACACCGTCGCGAACATGCTGCGGGACAGCCTCGCCGACCTGCCGAACGGCGCCGTGATCGGCGTGACGAACCCGGGCGGCCTTCGCGCCGACCTGTTCGACACGCAGGCGGAGTTCGGGGCGGGCGCCGTGCCGGGTCTCGCGGACGGGTCGATCTCGTTCAGCCAGGCCAACGCGGTCCTCCCGTTCAACAACACGCTGGCGCTCGTCACCCTCACGGGCGAGGAGTTCACGCAGATGCTCGAGCAGCAGTGGCAGCGGGATGCCGCAGGCAACGTTCCGCAGCGGCCGTACCTGCAGCTCGGCCTGTCCGACAACGTGTCGTACACCTACGACCCGGCGCTGCCCGAGGGCGAACGCATCACGTCGGTGACGGTCGACGGGAAGGCGATCGATCCGGCCGGCACGTACCGCATCGGCACGTTCTCGTTCCTGGCGGCCGGCGGTGACAACTTCCGTGCCTTCACGGAGGGTGACGACTACGTCGACACGGGACTCCTCGACTATGAGGCCTGGGTGGACTACCTCGCCGAGGGCTCCCCCGTCGCCCCGTCGTTCGCCAAGCACGGCGTGCAGGTGTCGGGTGTTCCCGAGACCGTCGCCGCAGGCGACACGGTGACCTTCGAGGTGGCGGGCATGGACCTGACCAGCAAGGGCGCTCCCGCCAACACCGGGGTGACCGTGAGCCTGGGTGACCAGGTGCTCGGCACCGCGCCGGTGACCGGCGGGGCGGCATCCGTCAGCGTCACGCTCCCGGCAGGGACCCCTGCCGGGGCGGCGCAGCTGACGGTGACGGCAGCGCCCAGCGGCACCGTCGTTCGAGTTCCGCTGACGGTGGAGCAGGCGGCGGAGCCTGCGGCGACGACGCGCACGTCGCTCATCGCCCTCCCGCCGGTGCACATCAACCGCCTGCTGCCGGCGACGCTCCTCGCGATCGTGACGCAGGACGAGGGCCGTGCAGAGGGCGTCGTGGAGTTCCGCGAGGGCGACAAACTGATCGCGACGGCAGAGGTACGCGGCGGGTTCGCCTCGACCACGCTCGGTCGACTGTCCCGCGGCGTGCATTCGTACACCGCGACCTTCGTCCCGAAGGACCCGGCGGTCTCGGAGGGGTCGGTCAGCAACCGGTCGTCGGTGCTCGTCCTGTTCTGA
- a CDS encoding Pr6Pr family membrane protein produces MPPSRIPRSVVAIGGVRVGVAVGVLVVLGWTYARSVQRGSVNPFDFFGYFTNQTALGSAIVLGATGILLLLDRIVPAWLTLARGVAVACLIVVGVVYNGFVPGTGSAPPWVSAVLHIALPLYTVLDWAFVRDHPSLPWRSLWLVLPYPLLWLVVVLVRGQTDGWVPYGFLLPSRGFGALVLTSLGLLAMLLAAAAAVWALSRLRVATTADRR; encoded by the coding sequence ATGCCGCCCTCCCGCATTCCGCGTTCGGTCGTCGCGATCGGCGGCGTGCGCGTCGGCGTGGCCGTCGGCGTCCTCGTCGTCCTGGGGTGGACCTACGCCCGTTCCGTGCAGCGGGGGAGCGTCAATCCGTTCGATTTCTTCGGCTACTTCACGAACCAGACCGCGCTGGGGAGCGCGATCGTGCTCGGGGCGACCGGGATCCTTCTCCTCCTCGATCGGATCGTTCCCGCATGGCTGACCCTGGCACGTGGGGTCGCGGTGGCCTGCCTCATCGTCGTGGGCGTCGTCTACAACGGGTTCGTTCCCGGCACCGGTTCCGCCCCGCCGTGGGTGAGCGCCGTCCTGCACATCGCGCTCCCGCTATACACCGTCCTCGACTGGGCGTTCGTCCGAGACCACCCGAGCCTGCCGTGGCGGAGTCTGTGGCTCGTGCTGCCCTACCCGCTTCTCTGGCTGGTCGTCGTTCTCGTGCGCGGCCAGACCGACGGCTGGGTGCCTTACGGGTTCCTGCTGCCCAGCCGCGGGTTCGGAGCGCTGGTCCTCACGAGCCTCGGTCTCCTCGCGATGCTCCTCGCGGCTGCCGCCGCAGTGTGGGCGCTGTCCCGACTCCGCGTCGCCACGACGGCGGACCGTCGGTAG